The following coding sequences lie in one Musa acuminata AAA Group cultivar baxijiao chromosome BXJ1-8, Cavendish_Baxijiao_AAA, whole genome shotgun sequence genomic window:
- the LOC135589097 gene encoding methionine S-methyltransferase-like, which produces MEKEMDDFLRECEKSGDAAYAAIKSLLERLEKPDTRSGARVFLARLQQRFQSKDDADRCFDTYHFRIHDVLLHDFQGYQKRKKITILEIPSIFIPEDWSFTFYEGINRHPDTIFKDRMVAELGCGNGWISIALAEKWSPLKVYGLDINPRAIKVSWINLFLNALDENGTPVYDGEGKTLLDRVEFHESDLLAYCRKNNIQLERIVGCIPQILNPNPEAMSKLITENASEEFLYSLSNYCALQGFVEDQFGLGLIARAVEEGIEVIKPTGFMIFNIGGRPGQGVCKRLFERRGFNITKLWQTKIMQASDTDISALVEIEKNSHHRFEFFMGLVGDQPICARTAWAYVKSGGRISHALSVYSCQIRQPNQVKIIFDFLRNGFQEVSSSLDLSFEDDSVADEKIPFLAYLASVLKENSFLPYEPPAGSMHFRNLIAGFMKVYHHIPLSADNVTVFPSRSVAIENVLRLFSPRLAIVDEHLTRNLPKQWLTSLTIEGTNDKLEDIITVIEAPHQSDLMIELIRKLKPQVVITGMPHFEAITSSAFENLLTTTRELGTRLFLDISNHFELSSLPGSNGVLKYLAGKSLPSHAAVLCGLVKNQVYSDLEVAFVISEDEAVYTILSKTVELLEGNTALFSQYYYGCLFHELLAFQLADRHLPAEREGADRNSAKLIGFTSSAVSALNNAELFIMDQDNSLIHMDVTRSFLPIPSTVKASIFESFARQKMVESETDVRFGIQQLAMNSYGFPCGGSSEFIFANSHLALLNKLILCCIQEKGTFIFPSGTNGHYVSASKFMNANIVTVPTKSETGFKLVPDALASLLGTLRKPWLYISGPTVNPTGLLYSNKEISEILAVCGKFGARVVIDTSFSGLEFHTDGWGGWDLKSCLSSIACTNSSFCVSLLGGLSFELLTGGLEFGFLILNDPTLIDAFSTLPSLDRPHNTVKYAIKKLLSLRNQKCRQFSQVMDEQKDVLRSHADRLMKTLGSCGWDVVRCCGGVSMVAKPTAYLGKMLKLDGFQAKLDETNFRQAVLRATGLCINSGSWTGIPNYCRLTFALEDAKFEQALQQITQFKKLVLEN; this is translated from the exons ATGGAGAAGGAGATGGATGATTTCCTGAGGGAGTGCGAGAAGTCGGGCGATGCCGCATACGCGGCCATCAAATCCCTTCTGGAGAGGCTGGAGAAGCCCGACACACGATCTGGCGCCCGCGTCTTCCTCGCCCGCCTCCAGCAGCGCTTCCAGTCCAAGGACGACGCCGATCGATGCTTCGACACTTACCATTTCCGCATCCACGACGTCCTCCTCCACGACTTCCAAG GCTaccaaaagagaaagaaaataactATTTTGGAGATCCCAAGCATTTTCATTCCAGAAGATTGGTCTTTTACTTTCTACGAAGGCATAAATCGTCATCCTGATACCATTTTTAAGGACAGGATGGTTGCTGAGCTGGGCTGTGGAAATGGATGGATTTCCATTGCACTTGCTGAAAAATGGTCCCCTTTAAAG GTGTACGGGCTTGATATTAATCCAAGGGCTATCAAAGTGTCATGGATCAATTTGTTCTTGAATGCACTGGATGAGAATGGAACTCCTGTTTATGATGGAGAAGGAAAAACTCTGCTTGATAGGGTGGAATTCCATGAATCAGATCTTCTAGCTTATTGCAGGAAAAATAATATACAACTAGAGCGTATTGTTGGATGCATTCCGCAG ATTCTCAACCCAAACCCAGAGGCCATGTCGAAGTTGATTACCGAAAATGCAAGCGAGGAATTCTTATACTCATTAAGTAACTATTGTGCTCTTCAG GGTTTTGTTGAGGATCAATTTGGCCTGGGTTTAATTGCACGTGCTGTTGAGGAAGGGATTGAGGTCATAAAACCCACGGGTTTTATGATATTTAATATAGGAGGACGTCCAGGGCAAGGTGTTTGCAAACGTTTGTTTGAGCGTCGTGGTTTCAACATCACCAAGCTTTGGCAGACAAAGATTATGCAG GCTTCTGATACAGATATTTCAGCTTTAGTCGAAATTGAGAAGAACAGCCACCATCGCTTTGAATTTTTTATGGGTCTTGTTGGTGATCAGCCTATTTGTGCACGAACAGCTTGGGCATATGTGAAGTCCGGTGGTCGTATCTCACATGCCCTATCTGTCTATAGTTGTCAAATTCGCCAACCAAATCAG GTGAAAATCATATTCGACTTTTTAAGAAATGGATTTCAAGAGGTCAGCAGCTCCTTGGACCTATCATTTGAAGATGATTCTGTTGCCGATGAAAAGATACCATTTCTAGCTTATCTTGCTAGTGTATTGAAAGAAAATTCATTTCTTCCATATGAACCGCCAGCTGGAAGTATGCATTTCAGAAATCTTATAGCTGGATTTATGAAAGTATACCATCACATTCCACTAAGTGCAGAT AATGTTacagtgttcccatcaagatctgtGGCAATTGAGAATGTTCTTCGACTTTTTTCTCCACGACTTGCTATTGTTGATGAACATTTGACCAGAAACTTGCCCAAGCAGTGGTTGACATCTTTGACAATTGAG GGAACTAATGATAAACTTGAAGATATCATTACTGTAATTGAGGCGCCGCACCAATCAGACCTGATGATTGAATTGATACGGAAACTGAAACCACAAGTTGTTATAACTGGCATGCCTCATTTTGAGGCCATCACAAGTTCTGCATTTGAGAACTTATTGACCACTACAAGAGAGCTTGGCACCCGCCTTTTCTTGGATATATCAAACCACTTTGAGCTTTCTAGCCTTCCTGGATCCAATGGGGTACTGAAGTATCTTGCTGGAAAGAGTCTGCCATCACATGCAGCTGTCCTGTGTGGACTAGTGAAAAATCAG GTTTATTCTGATTTGGAAGTGGCCTTTGTCATATCTGAAGATGAGGCTGTCTACACAATATTGTCAAAGACAGTGGAGTTACTGGAAGGGAATACAGCATTATTTAGTCAATATTACTATGGTTGTCTGTTCCATGAGTTGCTTGCATTTCAGCTAGCTGATCGTCATCTACCTGCAGAG AGAGAAGGTGCTGACAGAAACTCAGCTAAGTTGATAGGATTTACAAGTTCAGCTGTTTCTGCACTAAACAATGCCGAGCTTTTCATTATGGATCAGGACAATTCACTGATTCACATGGATGTAACTCGAAGCTTCTTGCCAATACCTTCAACTGTAAAAGCATCCATATTTGAGAGCTTTGCAAGGCAAAAGATGGTTGAGTCTGAAACTGATGTTCGTTTTGGAATTCAGCAGCTAGCTATGAATAGTTATGGGTTCCCTTGTGGTGGCTCTTCAGAGTTCATTTTTGCAAATTCTCATTTAGCCCTTTTAAACAAGCTAATTCTTTGCTGCATTCAGGAAAAGGGCACCTTCATTTTCCCCTCAGGCACAAATGGTCATTATGTCTCTGCGTCCAAGTTCATGAATGCAAACATTGTGACAGTACCAACAAAATCAGAAACAGGTTTTAAGCTTGTTCCAGATGCACTTGCAAGTTTGCTGGGGACTCTAAGAAAGCCATGGTTGTACATATCTGGTCCCACTGTTAATCCAACAGGCTTGTTATATAGCAACAAAGAGATCAGTGAAATACTTGCTGTCTGTGGTAAGTTCGGAGCCAGGGTGGTAATTGATACTTCTTTCTCAGGTCTAGAGTTCCACACAGATGGTTGGGGTGGATGGGATTTGAAAAGTTGTCTTTCTTCAATTGCATGCACCAACTCATCTTTCTGTGTGTCTCTGCTTGGTGGGTTGTCATTTGAGTTGCTCACCGGAGGTCTTGAGTTTGGATTCTTGATCCTGAATGACCCAACTTTAATTGATGCATTTTCTACCCTACCAAGTTTGGACAGACCACACAACACAGTCAAATATGCTATCAAAAAGTTATTGAGTCTTCGAAACCAGAAGTGTCGACAGTTCTCTCAAGTCATGGATGAACAGAAAGATGTTCTAAGGAGTCATGCTGATCGCCTAATGAAG ACACTTGGAAGCTGCGGATGGGATGTTGTTCGCTGCTGCGGTGGTGTTTCTATGGTAGCTAAACCGACGGCTTATCTGGGGAAGATGCTTAAATTAGATGGCTTTCAGGCCAAGCTTGATGAGACCAATTTCAGACAAGCTGTTCTAAGAGCTACTGGTCTGTGCATTAACAGTGGATCATGGACTGGAATTCCAAACTACTGCCGCCTCACTTTCGCTCTTGAAGATGCCAAGTTCGAACAGGCGTTACAACAAATTACTCAATTCAAGAAGTTGGTTCTTGAGAATTGA
- the LOC108953601 gene encoding probable methyltransferase At1g29790, which translates to MRSVEERKPSRSLRPAQSKLSILLLLVSTNLLSVYLFSGGMCPIIGDTDVLLRELKSTKSELAQLQRFMETLFRGHGDKAASDDMDGWPDELPREMKLVVGPHKLPLGYNRNLGTDKLFQPLGSACRRFREELAGYMTYEVGGECPSDEVFAQRLMLKGCEPLPRRRCHPKSPKGYVEPAPLPESLWATPPDTSVVWDAYTCKNYSCLVKRGRSDKSYDCNDCFDLKGREKSRWLVDSSGGVLDFSIDSVLATRPAGTVRIGLDIGGGSGTFAARMRERDVTVVSSTMNFDGPFNSFIASRGLVPLHISVAHRLPFFDNTLDVVHSMHVLSNWMPEATLELALFDIYRVLRPGGLFWLDHFFCAGEQLNTTYVPMLARVGFHKLRWVTGRKLDRGIGKNEWYLSALLEKPMT; encoded by the coding sequence ATGAGGAGCGTTGAGGAGAGGAAGCCTTCGCGTTCGCTGAGACCGGCGCAATCGAAGCTGagcatcctcctcctcctggtCTCGACGAACCTGCTCTCCGTCTACCTCTTTTCCGGCGGCATGTGCCCTATCATCGGCGACACCGACGTCCTCCTGCGAGAACTCAAATCCACGAAGTCGGAGCTCGCGCAGCTGCAACGCTTCATGGAGACTCTCTTCCGCGGGCATGGCGACAAGGCGGCCTCCGACGACATGGACGGATGGCCGGACGAGTTGCCCCGGGAGATGAAGTTGGTCGTCGGCCCCCACAAGCTCCCCTTGGGCTACAACCGCAACCTCGGCACCGACAAGTTGTTCCAGCCGCTAGGATCCGCCTGCCGGCGTTTCCGGGAGGAGCTGGCCGGGTACATGACCTACGAAGTCGGCGGGGAGTGCCCCAGCGACGAGGTCTTCGCGCAGCGGCTGATGCTGAAGGGCTGCGAGCCGCTCCCCCGCCGTCGGTGCCACCCCAAGTCCCCCAAGGGGTACGTGGAGCCGGCGCCGCTGCCGGAGAGCCTCTGGGCCACCCCGCCGGACACCAGCGTCGTGTGGGACGCGTACACCTGCAAGAACTACAGCTGCTTGGTGAAGCGGGGGAGGTCCGACAAGTCCTACGACTGCAACGACTGCTTCGATCTGAAGGGCCGGGAGAAGTCCCGGTGGCTGGTGGATAGCAGCGGCGGCGTTCTGGACTTCAGCATCGACAGCGTGCTGGCGACGAGGCCGGCGGGGACGGTGCGGATCGGGCTGGACATCGGCGGCGGGTCCGGCACGTTCGCGGCGAGGATGAGGGAACGCGACGTGACGGTGGTGTCGAGCACCATGAACTTCGACGGGCCCTTCAACAGCTTCATCGCGTCGCGGGGTTTGGTCCCGCTGCACATCAGCGTAGCCCACCGGCTGCCCTTCTTCGACAACACGCTCGACGTGGTGCACTCCATGCACGTCCTCAGCAACTGGATGCCGGAGGCGACGCTGGAGTTGGCGCTGTTCGACATCTACCGGGTGCTACGGCCGGGCGGCCTCTTCTGGCTCGACCACTTCTTCTGTGCCGGGGAGCAGCTCAACACGACGTACGTGCCCATGCTGGCGCGCGTCGGCTTTCACAAGCTGCGGTGGGTGACCGGCCGCAAGCTCGACCGAGGGATCGGGAAGAACGAGTGGTACCTCTCCGCTCTGCTGGAGAAGCCCATGACCTGA
- the LOC135680336 gene encoding uncharacterized protein LOC135680336, with product MMHQDDSMMLGQSSLTPYVCCCCCLLLGSAGRSLNCWPKISLSLLLRLRLLPSPRRPQPHHFKPRLLHLLLLQKTGSRSCRKSVSAGHNRRRRLAVAPAPRSPGSGCPAGFVESKCPTVAALAKNSGSCFLPLLPVKVFWERGEARVSGCSVGPRRRGMKILCDVCEGAVAAVLCCADEAALCWGCDEKVHAANKLAGKHQRVPLLPTNSNSCSSSSQTPTCDICQEKVGYFFCLEDRALLCRQCDVAVHTATPYLSSHRRFLITGMRVPLQHNYLTKDGNNNNHPLESRDGRFNCQ from the exons ATGATGCATCAAGATGACTCCATGATGCTCGGTCAG TCATCCTTGACGCCATatgtttgttgttgttgttgtcttcTCCTCGGCAGCGCGGGCCGGAGTTTAAATTGCTGGCCAAAAATATCTCTTTCCCTCTTGCTTCGTCTTCGCCTTCTCCCGTCCCCGCGCCGACCACAACCTCACCATTTCAAGCCCCGACTccttcatctcctcctcctccagaagACGGGCTCCCGAAGCTGCCGCAAGTCCGTTTCCGCCGGCCACAACAGACGACGCAGATTGGCGGTAGCTCCTGCTCCAAGATCACCTGGAAGTGGTTGTCCGGCCGGTTTCGTCGAGTCCAAGTGTCCGACCGTAGCAGCACTCGCTAAGAACTCGGGGTCCTGtttcctccctcttcttcctgtTAAGGTATTTTGGGAGAGAG GTGAAGCGCGGGTGAGCGGATGCTCGGTCGGCCCGAGGAGGAGAGGGATGAAGATACTGTGCGACGTGTGCGAGGGGGCGGTGGCGGCGGTGCTGTGCTGCGCCGACGAGGCCGCGCTCTGTTGGGGCTGCGACGAGAAGGTGCACGCCGCCAACAAGCTCGCCGGGAAGCACCAGCGGGTCCCTCTCCTCCCCACCAATTCCaactcttgttcttcttcttcacaaACCCCCACCTGTGATATATGTCAG GAAAAAGTTGGGTATTTCTTCTGCTTAGAGGACCGTGCTCTGCTCTGTCGGCAGTGCGACGTAGCCGTCCACACCGCCACTCCGTACCTATCTTCCCATAGGCGCTTCCTGATCACCGGCATGAGAGTTCCACTCCAACACAACTATCTTACCAAGGATGGTAACAACAACAACCACCCTCTTGAATCTCGTGATGGCCGATTCAATTGTCAATAA